From Streptomyces sp. CMB-StM0423, a single genomic window includes:
- a CDS encoding MFS transporter, giving the protein MSESPDIAPRSAEADAAPPQNNVLAVLRRLPGRARILILADVVNAFGIGVVMPFLVIYLSEVRDINIRIAAGALAVSAVAAFASGLAWGAMLDRYRHRVIMPTVMVLAAVGTGLYAFADRPWIAITAALVVGLAQGGIGPVIRTMFATAVPANERTVFFGLQFGIFNGAVGLGVLLGGTLVNGTLERYQMLYIIDGITFLFMAVVLVLATSDSGKEKGKDEGGEDEGPKPSYRTVLRTPVVMLIIATMSLAAVFYYGLFESVLPGYLTINDAVSARGVSGAFVINVVVVVLAQFVVMPRLGKVRRTTWLTAAGLLWGVSWILVLLAGRTDGATALVLLFVSSVPFAAAEVMVTPVLAALLNDVVDDRVRGRANALFAFAITGGSIIGPAMAAAMLPVGKGVPLVAGLAVGCLLMLIPTVALRKRLGSEGDTPRDGDEAKAKAEAAEAESTGAEPAEPVAPARTAST; this is encoded by the coding sequence ATGAGCGAGTCCCCCGACATCGCGCCCCGGAGCGCGGAAGCCGACGCCGCCCCGCCCCAGAACAACGTGCTGGCCGTGCTCCGGCGGCTGCCCGGCCGGGCCCGCATCCTCATCCTGGCCGACGTCGTCAACGCCTTCGGTATCGGGGTGGTGATGCCCTTCCTGGTCATCTACCTGAGCGAAGTACGGGACATCAACATCCGGATCGCCGCGGGGGCGCTCGCGGTCTCCGCGGTCGCCGCGTTCGCCTCGGGCCTGGCCTGGGGCGCCATGCTGGACCGGTACCGCCACCGGGTCATCATGCCCACGGTGATGGTGCTGGCCGCAGTCGGCACCGGCCTCTACGCGTTCGCCGACCGGCCCTGGATCGCCATCACCGCCGCGCTCGTCGTCGGCCTCGCGCAGGGCGGCATCGGCCCGGTCATCAGGACGATGTTCGCCACGGCGGTGCCGGCGAACGAGCGCACCGTGTTCTTCGGGCTCCAGTTCGGCATCTTCAACGGCGCGGTCGGGCTCGGCGTCCTCCTCGGCGGTACGCTCGTGAACGGCACGCTTGAGCGGTACCAGATGCTGTACATCATCGACGGCATCACGTTCCTCTTCATGGCCGTCGTCCTGGTGCTCGCGACGAGCGACTCGGGCAAGGAGAAGGGGAAGGACGAGGGCGGCGAGGACGAGGGGCCCAAGCCGTCGTACCGAACGGTGCTGCGCACCCCCGTGGTGATGCTGATCATCGCGACGATGAGCCTGGCCGCGGTCTTCTACTACGGCCTCTTCGAGTCCGTTCTGCCGGGATACCTGACGATCAACGACGCCGTCTCCGCGCGGGGGGTCTCCGGCGCGTTCGTCATCAACGTCGTGGTCGTCGTGCTGGCCCAGTTCGTGGTGATGCCCCGCCTGGGGAAGGTCCGCAGGACCACCTGGCTGACGGCGGCCGGGCTGCTGTGGGGGGTGAGCTGGATCCTGGTGCTGCTCGCCGGCCGGACCGACGGGGCGACGGCGCTCGTCCTTCTCTTCGTGTCGAGCGTGCCCTTCGCGGCGGCCGAGGTGATGGTGACGCCGGTCCTCGCCGCGCTCCTCAACGACGTCGTCGACGACCGCGTACGAGGCCGGGCCAACGCCCTGTTCGCGTTCGCGATCACCGGCGGCTCGATCATCGGCCCGGCGATGGCCGCCGCCATGCTGCCGGTCGGGAAGGGCGTGCCGTTGGTCGCGGGCCTGGCGGTGGGCTGTCTGCTCATGCTGATCCCCACCGTGGCGCTGCGTAAGCGGCTCGGCAGCGAGGGGGACACGCCCCGCGACGGGGACGAGGCGAAGGCGAAGGCGGAGGCAGCCGAGGCCGAGTCCACCGGGGCCGAACCCGCCGAACCGGTGGCGCCCGCCCGGACCGCGTCCACGTGA
- a CDS encoding 3-oxoacyl-ACP synthase III family protein, with the protein MSYGIVAIGESLGESVEVTDAEIEKYTTSHETVRSWGYRRFRRADDGVLLTDLAVQACEQALKEAAVDAAEVDLVVLAIADFAEYLCWDAAAAVQGRIGAVNAEAILVNQACCSGVMAFDTAAGRFATHENYHHALIVASNRICDTYQNRMETSTSVLSDGAVAALVRRGHERGRWLATETISDGRYANFFRMDVGGTAHPFGVDGAGDKDDLQKQANPLGRVAEILGNDARRMLEFFNKFGGNMRVAVDRVCARTGIAPGEIKRFLHLNDNQQAMADIAKVLDVPLERFNGDLALDLGHFGSADQMLGLHRLTQAGELQDGDIVALTTLGGGMHWAVTLLRI; encoded by the coding sequence ATGTCGTACGGGATCGTCGCCATCGGCGAATCTCTCGGTGAGTCGGTGGAGGTCACCGACGCGGAGATCGAAAAGTACACGACCAGCCATGAGACGGTGCGTTCGTGGGGCTACCGGCGCTTTCGCCGCGCCGATGACGGAGTGCTGCTGACCGATCTGGCGGTACAGGCGTGTGAACAGGCCCTGAAGGAAGCCGCGGTGGACGCCGCCGAGGTCGACCTGGTGGTGCTGGCCATCGCGGACTTCGCCGAGTACCTGTGCTGGGACGCGGCCGCCGCGGTGCAGGGCCGGATCGGGGCCGTCAACGCCGAGGCGATCCTGGTCAACCAGGCGTGCTGCTCCGGGGTGATGGCCTTCGACACCGCCGCCGGCCGGTTCGCGACCCACGAGAACTACCACCACGCGCTTATCGTCGCGTCCAACCGGATCTGCGACACGTACCAGAACCGGATGGAGACGAGCACGAGCGTCCTGTCGGACGGCGCGGTGGCCGCGCTGGTACGGCGCGGGCACGAGCGGGGCCGGTGGCTGGCCACCGAGACCATCAGCGACGGCCGGTACGCCAACTTCTTCCGGATGGACGTCGGCGGCACCGCCCACCCCTTCGGCGTCGACGGCGCGGGCGACAAGGACGACCTGCAGAAGCAGGCCAACCCGCTCGGCCGCGTCGCGGAGATCCTCGGCAACGACGCCCGCCGGATGCTGGAGTTCTTCAACAAGTTCGGCGGGAACATGCGGGTGGCGGTCGACCGCGTCTGCGCCCGTACGGGCATCGCGCCCGGCGAGATCAAGCGGTTCCTCCACCTCAACGACAACCAGCAGGCCATGGCCGACATCGCCAAGGTGCTGGACGTCCCCCTGGAGCGCTTCAACGGCGACCTCGCCCTCGACCTCGGCCACTTCGGCTCCGCCGACCAGATGCTCGGCCTGCACCGGCTGACGCAGGCCGGAGAGCTGCAGGACGGCGACATCGTCGCCCTGACGACCCTCGGTGGCGGCATGCACTGGGCCGTCACCCTGCTCCGCATATGA
- a CDS encoding HAD-IIIC family phosphatase gives MSGTPTADLLARLRRLTADGAAPDPGLLPSIRELTGVVERAKVGGLLAGVPARLLAGEGRPLRPLRVGLTGTFTADGLLPLLRTALLSAGIDAEILLTGYGRLTLDLGDPASPLAGFEPDVVLCLLHDEALLPHDWDPTDLAVLDRHVAARAVEIGDLAADFAARTGATMLLHTVPLSVLEYRSLVAQRSRAALGRAWRRANLVLLDLPERTQEVHVLDLETLVANEPVALRDERRYRFARMAWSPGVEDLYATEAAAFCRALTGLSRKVLALDLDQTLWGGVVGDDGPTGIELGPLYPGNAYLEVQRRAKMLRRQGVLLAVCSKNSPEPVDRVFAEHPAMVLQAEDFVAQAVNWLPKDENLRELAHSLNLGLDSMVFFDDSAFECELVREALPDVRVVRANGDPADHAARLLGTGLFDVVRLTDTDLERTGRYRAEVRRRDGFAAAGGTRDFLDSLELRVRVRPADPYAVPRVHQLLHRTNQFNTTNLRWTAAQIDEAVASDRRTVLVFDVADRFGSEDAVGAVLLSTAPEQWTIDNFVMSCRVFSRGIEFAVLHHVAERAASRGAQRLVADFIPTARNGPAAAFIREAGFTPVDEPGQTHELLLEPPPRPAPAWIDLEGETTRSR, from the coding sequence ATGAGCGGGACACCCACGGCGGACCTGCTCGCCCGGCTGCGCCGTCTCACCGCGGACGGCGCAGCCCCGGACCCCGGGCTGCTGCCCTCGATCCGGGAGCTGACCGGGGTGGTCGAGCGGGCGAAGGTCGGCGGCCTGCTGGCCGGTGTCCCCGCCCGGCTCCTCGCCGGCGAGGGCCGGCCGCTCCGACCCCTGCGGGTCGGACTCACCGGCACCTTCACCGCGGACGGCCTCCTGCCGCTGCTGCGCACCGCGCTGCTGTCGGCCGGGATCGACGCCGAGATCCTCCTGACGGGCTACGGCCGGCTGACCCTCGACCTCGGCGACCCCGCGTCGCCGCTGGCCGGTTTCGAGCCCGACGTCGTCCTCTGCCTCCTGCACGACGAAGCCCTGCTGCCGCACGACTGGGACCCCACCGACCTCGCCGTGCTCGACCGGCACGTCGCGGCTCGGGCCGTCGAGATCGGCGACCTGGCCGCGGACTTTGCGGCGCGTACGGGCGCCACGATGCTGCTGCACACCGTGCCGCTGTCGGTGCTCGAATACCGGTCGCTGGTCGCCCAGCGCAGCCGGGCCGCCCTCGGCCGGGCCTGGCGGCGGGCGAACCTGGTGCTGCTCGACCTGCCGGAGAGGACCCAGGAGGTCCACGTCCTCGACCTCGAAACCCTCGTTGCGAACGAACCCGTCGCGCTGCGCGACGAACGCCGCTACCGCTTCGCCCGCATGGCCTGGTCGCCCGGCGTGGAGGACCTGTACGCGACGGAGGCGGCGGCGTTCTGCCGCGCCCTGACCGGCCTGTCCCGCAAGGTCCTCGCCCTGGATCTGGACCAGACCCTCTGGGGCGGCGTCGTCGGCGACGACGGGCCCACGGGTATCGAGCTGGGCCCGCTCTACCCGGGCAACGCCTACCTCGAAGTCCAGCGGCGCGCGAAGATGCTCCGCCGGCAGGGTGTGCTCCTGGCCGTGTGCAGCAAGAACAGCCCGGAGCCCGTCGACCGGGTCTTCGCCGAGCACCCGGCGATGGTGCTGCAGGCGGAGGACTTCGTGGCGCAGGCGGTGAACTGGTTGCCCAAGGACGAGAACCTGCGGGAGCTGGCCCATTCCCTCAACCTGGGCCTCGACAGCATGGTGTTCTTCGACGACAGCGCCTTCGAATGCGAACTGGTCCGCGAGGCGCTGCCCGACGTCCGCGTCGTACGGGCGAACGGCGACCCCGCCGACCACGCCGCCCGGCTGCTCGGCACCGGCCTCTTCGACGTCGTGCGGCTGACCGACACCGACCTGGAGCGCACCGGGCGTTACCGGGCCGAGGTCCGGCGCCGCGACGGCTTCGCCGCGGCCGGCGGCACCCGGGACTTCCTCGACAGCCTGGAGCTGCGCGTACGGGTCCGCCCCGCCGACCCGTACGCCGTGCCGCGCGTCCACCAACTCCTGCACCGCACCAACCAGTTCAACACCACCAACCTACGCTGGACGGCAGCGCAGATCGACGAGGCCGTGGCGTCGGACCGCCGCACGGTCCTCGTCTTCGACGTCGCCGACCGCTTCGGCTCGGAGGACGCGGTCGGAGCCGTCCTGCTCTCGACGGCACCGGAGCAGTGGACGATCGACAATTTCGTCATGAGCTGCCGGGTGTTCTCCCGCGGCATCGAGTTCGCGGTCCTGCACCACGTGGCCGAACGCGCGGCGAGCCGGGGAGCGCAGCGCCTGGTCGCCGACTTCATCCCCACCGCGCGCAACGGCCCCGCGGCGGCCTTCATCCGGGAGGCCGGCTTCACCCCCGTGGACGAGCCGGGGCAGACCCACGAACTTCTCCTCGAACCGCCGCCCCGGCCGGCACCGGCATGGATCGACCTGGAGGGTGAGACCACCCGGTCCCGATGA
- a CDS encoding acyl carrier protein: MSELMTQITEMIAPITGLDPDGLTAESRFEEIDEWSSLKALSLMVNLEQDLPIKLDLRRFMAVHTVGELAALVAEGLGQAAETAG; encoded by the coding sequence ATGTCCGAGCTGATGACTCAGATCACCGAGATGATCGCTCCGATCACCGGCCTGGACCCGGACGGGCTGACCGCGGAGTCCAGGTTCGAGGAAATCGACGAGTGGTCGAGCCTCAAGGCCCTGTCCCTGATGGTCAACCTGGAACAGGATCTGCCGATCAAGCTCGACCTACGTCGCTTCATGGCCGTACACACCGTGGGCGAACTCGCCGCCCTGGTCGCCGAGGGCCTGGGGCAGGCGGCGGAAACGGCGGGCTGA
- a CDS encoding GNAT family N-acetyltransferase: MTPDPGIPAAVAELDAYLDAAPRPDCDAVEVGPFTLFVSRSPWPYYARPTVGRGAPVTGGDLDALAAACAEHGVATEIEWVHEVRPELAGLVGRHGLALSSHALMRAQTGDVTASAVDGVTLRVVEAGDPALLAGRATADVAFTAGGTGTGPEGAAERDAFLSKLDPEMAAHLNDRARRGLTVTAVAEDPMGGVVAAGSYQPVGEFAEIMAVATLPSARRRGLAGALTALLARHAHDAAGVRTVLLSAQDDAVARVYARVGFRQVGTAHAAEAAG; the protein is encoded by the coding sequence ATGACTCCAGATCCCGGAATTCCGGCTGCGGTTGCCGAACTCGACGCCTACCTCGATGCGGCGCCACGCCCCGACTGCGACGCGGTGGAAGTCGGGCCGTTCACCCTGTTCGTATCGCGGTCGCCGTGGCCGTACTACGCACGGCCGACCGTGGGTCGCGGTGCTCCGGTCACCGGCGGCGATCTCGACGCGCTCGCCGCCGCCTGCGCCGAGCACGGCGTCGCCACCGAGATCGAGTGGGTGCACGAGGTCCGCCCCGAACTTGCCGGGCTCGTCGGGCGCCACGGGCTGGCCCTCAGCTCGCACGCGCTCATGAGGGCGCAGACGGGGGACGTGACCGCGTCGGCGGTCGACGGGGTCACCCTCCGCGTGGTGGAGGCCGGTGACCCGGCTCTGCTGGCCGGGCGCGCGACGGCCGATGTGGCCTTCACGGCCGGGGGTACCGGGACCGGGCCGGAGGGCGCCGCGGAGCGGGACGCCTTCCTGAGCAAGCTCGACCCCGAGATGGCCGCCCATCTGAACGACCGCGCGCGGCGCGGGCTGACGGTCACCGCCGTCGCGGAGGATCCCATGGGGGGCGTCGTCGCGGCCGGCAGCTACCAGCCGGTGGGTGAGTTCGCCGAGATCATGGCTGTCGCCACCCTGCCGTCGGCCAGGCGCCGGGGGCTGGCCGGTGCCCTCACCGCGCTGCTGGCGCGGCACGCGCACGACGCGGCCGGGGTGCGGACCGTTCTGCTCTCCGCCCAGGACGACGCGGTCGCGCGCGTCTATGCGCGGGTGGGCTTCCGGCAGGTCGGTACGGCGCACGCCGCCGAGGCCGCGGGCTGA